A genomic region of Desulfuribacillus alkaliarsenatis contains the following coding sequences:
- a CDS encoding ammonia-forming cytochrome c nitrite reductase subunit c552, giving the protein MKKALVLMLVFIAAMFVFTGCEDAIDAPVVPAGPSDLAIAEKITEEWATTGKVFATYSIVERHYGETTNANSCLHCHDGATFAAGISGELAGSHFTGMDCAACHSGVGANFIETGLVDASLPYFNNTYITESFETDSSALCIACHNGRRNPSAKLANYIEGEAGFMYNHYGPAALVSGQGGMQFPDVDYATSPVHTDMSCVGCHMPETGDGYKSHTFKATVEGCQDCHSSATDFNFRGFQDKVKDNLKVVYDAAFEASGAAEVRFGGGAGITFVDASGETIAPNKENIAPEVFAAMYNYYMIYRDGSYGVHNPVYTKSLLNVPYEKITGQTLEW; this is encoded by the coding sequence ATGAAAAAAGCATTAGTTTTAATGTTAGTCTTCATTGCAGCGATGTTTGTATTTACAGGCTGTGAAGACGCAATTGATGCTCCAGTAGTTCCAGCGGGTCCAAGTGATTTGGCAATCGCTGAGAAGATTACTGAAGAGTGGGCAACAACTGGTAAAGTTTTTGCTACGTATTCAATCGTTGAGCGCCATTATGGTGAAACTACGAATGCAAATAGCTGCTTACATTGTCATGATGGAGCAACATTTGCTGCAGGAATCTCAGGGGAGCTAGCTGGAAGCCACTTCACAGGAATGGACTGTGCGGCTTGTCACAGTGGTGTAGGTGCTAACTTTATCGAGACAGGCTTAGTAGATGCAAGCCTACCGTACTTTAACAATACGTATATTACAGAGAGTTTTGAAACTGACTCATCTGCATTATGTATCGCTTGTCACAACGGAAGACGTAATCCAAGTGCAAAACTTGCTAATTACATTGAAGGTGAAGCAGGATTTATGTACAACCACTATGGACCAGCAGCATTAGTATCTGGTCAGGGTGGAATGCAATTCCCAGATGTAGATTATGCTACATCTCCAGTGCATACTGATATGAGCTGTGTAGGTTGTCACATGCCTGAAACAGGTGATGGTTATAAGAGCCATACGTTTAAAGCAACTGTAGAAGGATGTCAAGATTGTCACTCTAGTGCAACAGACTTTAACTTCAGAGGTTTCCAAGACAAAGTTAAAGACAATCTAAAGGTTGTATACGATGCTGCATTTGAAGCTAGTGGAGCTGCTGAAGTTAGATTTGGTGGCGGTGCAGGTATTACATTTGTAGACGCAAGTGGAGAAACGATTGCTCCAAATAAAGAAAATATTGCACCAGAAGTATTTGCTGCTATGTATAACTATTATATGATTTATCGTGATGGAAGTTATGGAGTTCATAACCCAGTTTACACAAAATCATTATTAAATGTACCTTACGAAAAAATCACTGGTCAAACTTTAGAGTGGTAA
- a CDS encoding TetR/AcrR family transcriptional regulator: MQKSKTREKIIEVAKEMFQEQGYVHSTTKEIARRADVNEVTIFRHFGSKENLFNEVMGSITTVAVFNDEFEKQFIGNLREDLTLFANTYIESACERIMLLNLGLMDGPRDPEMGRLVGQIALRITGFLADYLNKLHENGIIPNNDFYLTSQMMYSVLYHYVISNYSMSGAKNIMQVDKATIVKECVEMFYNKLMNGK; this comes from the coding sequence TTGCAAAAGAGTAAGACTCGGGAAAAAATAATCGAAGTAGCAAAAGAGATGTTTCAAGAGCAAGGCTATGTCCATAGTACAACTAAGGAGATAGCCCGCAGGGCTGATGTCAATGAAGTTACAATCTTTAGACACTTCGGTAGTAAGGAAAATCTGTTCAATGAAGTGATGGGCAGCATAACAACGGTTGCTGTGTTTAATGATGAATTTGAAAAGCAATTCATAGGAAATCTGAGAGAGGATTTAACACTTTTTGCCAATACTTACATAGAGTCGGCCTGTGAGAGAATTATGCTCTTAAATTTAGGATTGATGGACGGACCTAGAGATCCAGAGATGGGTCGTCTAGTTGGGCAAATAGCGCTGCGGATTACAGGTTTTCTAGCTGACTATCTCAACAAGTTACATGAAAATGGTATTATACCAAACAATGACTTTTATTTGACGAGCCAAATGATGTATAGTGTCTTATATCATTATGTAATTAGCAACTATAGTATGTCGGGAGCTAAAAATATCATGCAAGTAGATAAAGCAACTATAGTAAAAGAATGTGTAGAAATGTTTTATAATAAACTTATGAACGGAAAGTAA
- a CDS encoding ammonia-forming cytochrome c nitrite reductase subunit c552 has product MKKTLVVMLLLLSALALVVGAQATASEQPKLNGLQVTTQITQEWMDSGKQFTAGWSGYGARASSSCASCHDGLGFTLNGTDVVLPDIRNELSEERPHVIGITCQACHTGFGKDLMHAGGYESERMGYIDNVGKGATCMFCHDLRYGTPDEKLAAFNAGERVRTPHYSSAMELITGLGGMKYADASYPSGTHGNLEDSCVTCHMPQTNEGYASHAFGVKGNGMSDEFLQASCGSCHLGIDRQYIDSFQKEIKELAYKVKNAVEAGLPEGFDIDDIFANNPDPELFSAMTEEQLIAAYNYKLVAGQRSDTVKYDGTYGVHNPPYAKALLNESLKRLTAE; this is encoded by the coding sequence ATGAAGAAAACATTAGTCGTAATGTTATTATTATTGAGTGCCCTAGCACTAGTTGTGGGAGCTCAAGCTACTGCTTCGGAGCAGCCTAAGCTAAATGGATTACAAGTAACAACTCAAATTACGCAAGAGTGGATGGATAGCGGTAAGCAATTTACTGCTGGTTGGTCTGGTTACGGTGCACGTGCTTCTTCTAGCTGCGCTAGTTGCCATGATGGACTAGGTTTTACACTAAATGGAACTGATGTAGTGCTTCCAGATATAAGAAATGAATTATCTGAAGAAAGACCACATGTTATTGGAATTACTTGCCAAGCGTGTCACACTGGCTTTGGTAAAGATTTAATGCATGCTGGTGGATATGAGTCAGAGCGTATGGGTTATATTGATAATGTTGGTAAAGGTGCGACTTGTATGTTCTGCCATGATCTTAGATATGGTACTCCAGATGAAAAATTAGCAGCATTTAACGCTGGTGAGCGTGTTAGAACACCTCACTACAGTTCTGCTATGGAGCTTATTACAGGACTTGGTGGTATGAAGTATGCTGATGCATCTTATCCATCAGGAACACATGGTAACCTAGAGGATAGCTGTGTAACTTGCCATATGCCACAAACTAACGAAGGCTATGCATCACATGCTTTCGGTGTTAAGGGTAATGGTATGAGCGATGAGTTCTTACAAGCTTCTTGCGGTAGCTGTCACTTAGGTATTGATCGTCAATACATTGATAGCTTCCAAAAAGAGATTAAAGAACTAGCATATAAAGTTAAAAATGCAGTTGAAGCTGGATTACCAGAAGGCTTTGATATCGATGATATCTTTGCTAACAACCCTGATCCAGAGTTATTCAGTGCTATGACTGAAGAACAACTAATTGCTGCTTATAACTACAAATTAGTAGCAGGGCAACGTAGTGATACTGTTAAATATGATGGAACATATGGTGTTCATAACCCTCCATATGCAAAAGCATTATTAAACGAATCACTAAAGAGATTAACTGCTGAATAG